The Polynucleobacter sp. MWH-UH2A DNA segment CCAAAAATCCAAAAGATTACAAGATTGTTGGTGAAGTGTTGAGTACTGAGCCGATTGCAATTATGGTCCGCAAGGATGATCCTGAATTTAGAGCCGCGGTGGATGCATCAATTGCCAAAATTGTTGCTAACGGCAATATGCCAAAACTTTGGAACAAATGGTTCTTGTCTCCGATTCCTCCAAAAAATATCGTTGTTGGTCTCGAGTTATCTCCAGCAACCAAAAATGCTTGGGCGAATTTGAATGACAAGCCGGCAGAGGATTACAACAAGAAGTAATTTCAACCATCAATTTTTTAAAAGTTATTTCACCTTGATGCGATTGGAATCATGGATTTAGGAATATTTTGCAAGGGCACGCTCGACCAAGAGCCTGTTGAACACTGTTTTTCGGCCTTGTTTGCCTTTGGCAAAAATCCTGATCCGAGCTATTTAGATTGGCTAATGAAGGCTTGGGGCTGGACCTTGGCGGTTGCGGCCCTAGGTCTTATTCTTGCCTTGCTTCTTGGGGCACTAATGGGCACCTTACGTACCTTGCCTCCTGAGAATAAATTTAATAGATTCTTAGTCCGCTTCTCAACGGCGTGGGTAGAGTTATTTAGAAACATTCCCATCCTAGTACAGGTTTTCCTCTGGTATCACGTTGTACCGGCATTTATTCCCGTCCTCAAAGCTTTTCCTTCCTATTTATTAGTGAGTATTGCCTTGGGATTTTTTACCTCTGCCCGTATTGCAGAGCAGGTCAGAGCAGGCATACAGTCTTTACCTTCTGGTCAAAAGTCTGCTGCCACAGCCTTGGGTCTAACTACATTTCAATCCTATCGCTATGTGATCTTGCCTATGGCATTAAGGATTGTGATTCCTCCGCTTACTTCGGAAAGCATGAATCTGATCAAGAATTCTTCTGTAGCTTTCGCGGTATCTGTGCCTGAGCTAACACTTTTCGCAATGCAAGCACAAGAAGAAACTTCTCATGGAGTAGAGATTTATTTGGCGGTTACCTTGCTCTATGCACTATCTGCGTTCGCTGTAAACCGTGTGATGGCTTATATAGAAAAGCGTTCTCGTATTCCGGGATTTATTGTTGGTAATTCTGAAGTGGCGGCTCATTAATGATCAAGTCAACCAATCAAATGGTGTCAGCATGCTGAGCTTAGACTTAAGTTTCTACAACTGGGAGCTTTTCACCAGCTATATTTTGAAGGGTTTGCTCTTCAGTGTTCAGTTAACTGTTATTGCAACTGTTGGCGGAATTCTATTTGGCACATTTTTAGCCTTAATGCGTTTATCTGGTAAACCCTCTATGGCTTACCCAGCAACCATCTACGTCAATACCATGCGATCCATTCCATTGGTTATGGTGATTCTGTGGTTCTTCCTGTTAATTCCGATGTTGATTGGTCGCCCGATAGGTGCCGATTTATCAGCAACAATTACCTTTATCGCTTTTGAGGGCGCATTCTTCTCTGAGATTGTGCGCGCGGGTATTCAGTCTGTTCCCAAAGGTCAGGGTTATGCTGCGCAAGCCCTAGGGATGACATATGGTCAAAATATGCGCTTCATTGTTTTGCCACAAGCATTCAGAAACATGATTCCTGTCTTTATGACGCAAACCATTATTTTGTTTCAAGATACTTCTTTAGTCTATGCCATCGGCGCTTACGATCTACTGAAGGGGTTCGAGATTGCTGGTAAAAATTATGGTCGTCCGATTGAGACCTATATTCTGGCTGCGTTTACATACTTCATTATTTGCTTTTCACTTTCAAAGATTGTCCGCAAGGTGCAATCCAAAGTAGCCATCATTCGCTAATACTCGCCAATTTTTTTAAATAAGACTCAATAATTCATCATGATTGAACTCCAAAACGTTTCGAAGTGGTACGGTGACTTTCAGGTCTTAACGGATTGCAGCACCTCAATCAATAAAGGTGAGGTGGTTGTGATTTGTGGACCTTCGGGATCCGGAAAATCTACTCTGATTAAAACGATTAATGCTTTGGAGCCGTTTCAGGCTGGCCAAATTATTGTTGACGGCACACCTTTGCATGATCCAAAAACCAATTTACCCAAATTGCGGGCAAGAGTAGGGATGGTGTTTCAGCACTTTGAACTCTTTCCACACCTCAGCATTACAGAAAATTTGACGCTAGCGCAAATGAAAGTTTTGGGTCGCTCTGCTGATGCAGCCAAAACACATGGTCTGAAATACCTAGAGCGCGTTGGTTTGATTGCGCACAAAGACAAATTTCCAGGACAGCTATCTGGCGGTCAGCAACAACGCGTTGCGATTGCTCGTGCTTTAAGTATGGATCCGATTGTGATGCTGTTTGATGAGCCAACCTCTGCGTTAGATCCTGAAATGGTCGGCGAGGTATTGGATGTCATGGTGAAGTTGGCTAATGAAGGCATGACCATGTGTTGCGTTACTCATGAGATGGGTTTTGCACGGAAGGTAAGTAACCGGGTAATTTTCATGGATCAAGGTCGCATAATTGAAGATTGCCCTAAAGAAGAGTTTTTTGGCAACCCAGATGCGCGCTCTGATCGCGCTAAAGATTTCCTGTCAAAGATTTTGGCGGGATAGTGCTTTGAATATTCGGCGCAGTGCCATAGCTATTCTTAGTCTTTGCATTACTGCCTGCTCAGCAGCCAAGTTAGAGGCTCGATTAGAGGCCAACCCACAATGCAAGGATATTGTGAATCCTAAGACGGGCACATTAATGCCATGCCCAGGTTCTGATAAAGCTTTTTATCAATCTATTGGTCTAGTAGAGCCCACAAGACCAGCCCAAGTAGTTGCAGTTACCGCTGCTATTGCCCCAAGTTCATCTGCTTCAACATCCGAAGGTGGTAATACGCCTCCTCCAAAACAGCCTAATCAGATCAATCAGACGAATCAGTTAAGTTCGCCAACAGATTGCAAACCAAGTCTACATAAAAAGACGGGCGGTATATTGCCTTGTCCATCTCCTAATTAATATCGCTTGAATGCTAAACATAATGCGTAAATATTTTGCTCTAACCTTTACAGCTCTCTTAATCAGCTTTCTATTGGGATGCAGCAATACACCTAAGCTAGCCTCTGAGCCAATACCGCAATCTGGCTTTTTGCCAAATTACGCTTTGCTTCAACCGGTGAACATTAGTCATAAAGATACACGCATCTGGAGATACCGCAAACCAGGAATAAATCCAACAAGTTATACGGCAGTCATCTTGGATCCAATCTACTTAAATCAGAGTGCAACTAAAGAAATTAGTCCTGAGGCTATTTCTCAGGCGCAAATCGCCCTCCAAGACTCCATGGTCGCGGCAGTGAACGCACGTGGAAATATTAAGATTGTCACCAGCCCCGGTCCTGGAGTTGCTCGCTTTACTGTAGGCATCACTGGTGCTGAGAGTTCAACCGATAGCTTGCAGCCATGGAATTTCACACCCATTGGACTGGCCGTTAGTGCGGCTACCTACGCAGGTGGCGTGAATTCCAAAACACCCGCGCTACTAGTTGAAAGCAAAATTACGGATAGCCAATCTAAAGAATTGTTGGGTGAAGGCTTGGTTACAGTTCAAGGAGAGTCTTTTAGAACTGCATCTGGCTCAGTTGATTCTTTTATAGAAATGGCTAAGAAAGTAGTGCGTGTTGCAATGGAAGTTTCTGCCAACGCAACGCTACCAAATAAATAATATTGAATTTCATTCTTCGAGACTCTCCCTAGTTATGACGGTTACTTTTCCAGGTTTTGAGCAAAAACTAATTACCGTTCCGTCAGATGATGGTCCTATTGAAATAGCCTGCTTGGTTGGTGGAAGCGGGCCTGCTTTGCTACTCTTGCATGGCTTTCCTCAGACGAAAGCAATATGGCATCAAGTTGCCCCAGAACTTTCAAAATCTTTTACCGTAGTTGCCGCCGATCTTCGTGGGTACGGAGCTTCCTCTAAACCTCATGGCAAGGCAGATCACTCTACTTATTCCAAAAGATCCATGGCGCGTGACCAACATGCTGTGATGGCAGCATTAGGACATGAGCAATTTTTCGTCTTGGGGCATGATCGTGGCGCGAGGGTTTCTCATCGACTCGCAATGGATTTTCCGCAGAGTGTTCGTAAGCTCATGCTCTTGGATATTTCACCCACATTAACGATGTATGACAACACCTCAATGGCATTTGCAAAGGGATATTGGCATTGGTTCTTCTTAATTCAGCCTGAGCCTGTGCCTGAAACCATGATTGGAGCAAACCCAGAGTACTGGCTTAAGAATCACATGGGCCGTCATGCGGGGACAGGCATTTTTTCACCTGATCGCTGGGCTGAATACCTCTCTGGTGCTAGCAACCCACAAAGTATGCATGCGATGTGTGAGGATTACCGTGCCGCTGCATCCATTGATCTTATTCATGATCGCTCAGATAGACAGGCTGGTAAGAAGCTTCAAATGCCTCTTCGCTTGCTTTGGGGCGAGCATGGGCTGGTAAATCAGTGTTTTAATCCTGTATCCGATTGGCAGGCTATCTCTCAAGCGGAAGTGACGGGTAAGCCGGCGGCTTGTGGGCATTACATTCCGGAAGAGTTACCAGAGCTACTAGCCCAAGAGGCAAAAGCATTTTTTGCCTAAGGTATTGGATTCCAAAAATGAAATAACCTAAATAAATCAGTTATTTAGGTTATTTTTTTACAGATTAGGTAAGCTTATTCTGGGTGAAAGTTGTTGCTGGCCATAAAACTAATGGTGCGCTCAAATCCCAAAATACGGATGTAGCGCCAAGCAATATCGCGGTATTTGCTGTCTAAATACCCAATTGCGACCTCAGGCGTCCTCTTAGACAGATCGATCTGTTGAATTGCACGGGCCCAACGTTTAAGTCTTGTTGACATATTTGTCACCTCCATGACTCTCTAACGCCCCAAAAAGCGGCTGAGATGACAGGAAATGCAAAAAAATCTCAAAAATTGGAGTGGGACCCCTTAAATTGAAACCACTTTATGGGGGTTAAGAAGATTTTGAGGGTCTAGAGCTCGTTTTAAGCTTTTCATGAGTTCATGAGCAACTTCACCTTTATGGGCCCGTAAACCCTCTAATTTGAGCTGTCCGACCCCATGTTCAGCGGATATAGAGCCTCGATAGCGTTCGACTTGCGCATAAACCAACTCATGGATGGGTTTTTCATTTAATTGGTTGAAGCTCTTAGGCTCAGCACCCTCGGGGGCAGCAATGTTGTAGTGTAAGTTCCCGTCACCCAAATGACCAAAATTGATAATACGCACGCCAGGATATCGGGACTTAATTAAGGCATCTGTTTCGCTCATAAACTCATCTAAAGAGGAGAGTGGGATAGTGATGTCATGTTTTAAGTTGGCGCCTTCCTCGGCTTGAGCGAGGGTGATATGTTCTCGCATGTGCCAAAACGCATTCGCTTGAGATAGATTGCTAGCAATCACCGCATCTGAAATCAACCCAGATTCAAATGCCTCCTGCAAGATATCCTCTAAAAGTTGACGAACATGGGCTTCACTCTCATGATCCGACAATTCAATCAATACGGTGTAAGGTGGATTCCCTTTAAGAGGGTTTGCCATTTGCGGGAAGTGTTTTTCAGTTAGCAAGAGCGACTCATGAGTCATCATCTCGAACCCCGTTAAGAGCGAGGTAGCGCGCTTTTGGAATAGGTTGAGTAGCGCGATTGTGGAGTGGATGTCATCGACTGCTACCAATGTGGTCCATTGTGAAATCGGTAGTGGATACAGTTTCATTACAGCTGCTGTGATGATTCCTAAGGTACCTTCTGAACCCACAAAAAGATCACGAAGGTCATAGCCTGTGTTGTCCTTGCGTAGCCCCTTTAG contains these protein-coding regions:
- a CDS encoding amino acid ABC transporter permease gives rise to the protein MDLGIFCKGTLDQEPVEHCFSALFAFGKNPDPSYLDWLMKAWGWTLAVAALGLILALLLGALMGTLRTLPPENKFNRFLVRFSTAWVELFRNIPILVQVFLWYHVVPAFIPVLKAFPSYLLVSIALGFFTSARIAEQVRAGIQSLPSGQKSAATALGLTTFQSYRYVILPMALRIVIPPLTSESMNLIKNSSVAFAVSVPELTLFAMQAQEETSHGVEIYLAVTLLYALSAFAVNRVMAYIEKRSRIPGFIVGNSEVAAH
- a CDS encoding amino acid ABC transporter permease → MLSLDLSFYNWELFTSYILKGLLFSVQLTVIATVGGILFGTFLALMRLSGKPSMAYPATIYVNTMRSIPLVMVILWFFLLIPMLIGRPIGADLSATITFIAFEGAFFSEIVRAGIQSVPKGQGYAAQALGMTYGQNMRFIVLPQAFRNMIPVFMTQTIILFQDTSLVYAIGAYDLLKGFEIAGKNYGRPIETYILAAFTYFIICFSLSKIVRKVQSKVAIIR
- a CDS encoding amino acid ABC transporter ATP-binding protein; its protein translation is MIELQNVSKWYGDFQVLTDCSTSINKGEVVVICGPSGSGKSTLIKTINALEPFQAGQIIVDGTPLHDPKTNLPKLRARVGMVFQHFELFPHLSITENLTLAQMKVLGRSADAAKTHGLKYLERVGLIAHKDKFPGQLSGGQQQRVAIARALSMDPIVMLFDEPTSALDPEMVGEVLDVMVKLANEGMTMCCVTHEMGFARKVSNRVIFMDQGRIIEDCPKEEFFGNPDARSDRAKDFLSKILAG
- a CDS encoding DUF3313 domain-containing protein is translated as MRKYFALTFTALLISFLLGCSNTPKLASEPIPQSGFLPNYALLQPVNISHKDTRIWRYRKPGINPTSYTAVILDPIYLNQSATKEISPEAISQAQIALQDSMVAAVNARGNIKIVTSPGPGVARFTVGITGAESSTDSLQPWNFTPIGLAVSAATYAGGVNSKTPALLVESKITDSQSKELLGEGLVTVQGESFRTASGSVDSFIEMAKKVVRVAMEVSANATLPNK
- a CDS encoding alpha/beta fold hydrolase, with the protein product MTVTFPGFEQKLITVPSDDGPIEIACLVGGSGPALLLLHGFPQTKAIWHQVAPELSKSFTVVAADLRGYGASSKPHGKADHSTYSKRSMARDQHAVMAALGHEQFFVLGHDRGARVSHRLAMDFPQSVRKLMLLDISPTLTMYDNTSMAFAKGYWHWFFLIQPEPVPETMIGANPEYWLKNHMGRHAGTGIFSPDRWAEYLSGASNPQSMHAMCEDYRAAASIDLIHDRSDRQAGKKLQMPLRLLWGEHGLVNQCFNPVSDWQAISQAEVTGKPAACGHYIPEELPELLAQEAKAFFA
- a CDS encoding FAD-binding oxidoreductase; the encoded protein is MTDKFLEALTQIIDQQYVLTKDLDKEPYLTDWRKRYTGKALAVVLPRTSTEIAKIVQLCASHGICIVPQGGHTGFCGGATPDQSGNQIVLNFKRMNSILEIDEANQTITLEAGCILQNIQEATAAKGFLFPLSLGAEGSCMIGGNLATNAGGTNVLRYGNTRDLCLGLEVVTAKGEIWNGLKGLRKDNTGYDLRDLFVGSEGTLGIITAAVMKLYPLPISQWTTLVAVDDIHSTIALLNLFQKRATSLLTGFEMMTHESLLLTEKHFPQMANPLKGNPPYTVLIELSDHESEAHVRQLLEDILQEAFESGLISDAVIASNLSQANAFWHMREHITLAQAEEGANLKHDITIPLSSLDEFMSETDALIKSRYPGVRIINFGHLGDGNLHYNIAAPEGAEPKSFNQLNEKPIHELVYAQVERYRGSISAEHGVGQLKLEGLRAHKGEVAHELMKSLKRALDPQNLLNPHKVVSI